The following are encoded together in the Eptesicus fuscus isolate TK198812 chromosome 16, DD_ASM_mEF_20220401, whole genome shotgun sequence genome:
- the EIPR1 gene encoding EARP and GARP complex-interacting protein 1 isoform X4, which produces MPEESEPGSHESPDESSSTAHALELLCDLDGAAAHGSVACVVWEPTGDGKRVISLADNHLLLWDLQESSSRALLASSASLEGKGQLRFTSGRWSPHHNCTQVATANDTAVRGWDTRSMSQIYCMENAHGQLVRDLDFNPNKQYYLATCGDDCKVKFWDTRNVTQPVTTLEEHSHWVWNVRYNHSHDQLVLTGSSDSRVILSNMVSISSEPFGHLVDDDDLSDQEERRPEDKSQEPPQDGVIATYEEHEDSVYAVDWSSADPWLFASLSYDGRLVINRVPRALKYHILL; this is translated from the exons ATGCCGGAGGAGTCGGAGCCGGGCAGCCACGAGTCCCCCGATGAGTCGTCGAGCACGGCGCACGCCCTGgagctgctgtgtgacctggacgGCGCGGCGGCGCACGGCAGCGTGGCCTG CGTCGTGTGGGAGCCCACGGGCGACGGGAAGCGAGTCATCTCCCTGGCGGACAACCACCTGCTGCTGTGGGACCTGCAGGAGAGCTCCAGCCGGGCCCTG CTGGCCAGCTCGGCGTCGCTGGAAGGCAAGGGGCAGCTGAGGTTCACCTCGGGACGCTGGAGCCCGCATCACAACTGCACCCAGGTGGCCACCGCCAACGACACCGCCGTCCGAGGCTGGGACACGCGGAGCATGAG CCAGATCTACTGCATGGAGAATGCCCACGGGCAGCTGGTGCGGGACCTGGACTTCAACCCCAACAAGCAGTACTACCTGGCCACCTGCGGGGACGACTGCAAGGTCAAGTTCTGGGACACGCGCAACGTCACGCAGCCCGTGACGACCCTGGAGGAGCACTCGCACTg GGTGTGGAACGTCCGCTATAACCACTCGCACGACCAGCTGGTCCTCACGGGCAGCAGCGACAGCAGGGTCATCCTCTCCAACATGGTGTCCATCTCCTCCGAGCCCTTCGGCCACCTGGTGGACGACGACGACCTGAGTGACCAGGAGGAGCGCCGCCCGGAGGACAA GAGTCAGGAGCCCCCGCAGGACGGCGTCATCGCCACGTACGAGGAGCACGAGGACAGCGTGTACGCCGTGGACTGGTCCTCGGCCGACCCCTGGCTCTTCGCGTCTCTGAGTTACGACGGGCGGCTCGTGATCAACAGGGTCCCCCGGGCACTGAAGTACCACATTCTGCTCTGA